A genomic window from Vitis riparia cultivar Riparia Gloire de Montpellier isolate 1030 chromosome 16, EGFV_Vit.rip_1.0, whole genome shotgun sequence includes:
- the LOC117933175 gene encoding uncharacterized protein LOC117933175, whose product MTSNLTPSSGQDSTTHSQSSRSKTDPAWEHVSEERYGNGRRALICLYCKSITKGGGIHRMKLHLAGVKGDIGPCKLVPPDVRFRMENSLQEFVNAKKATKEADEYRNPYGPNVSQFEGDMAEGEEEVQEMQSPMAASSGKRKKSTMDKYFAPRNTEGAQPSMRGVLAGKEATWRADMAIGRFFYDACIPTNAMNSFYFKPMLYLQLDAKKEVQLLVDSYRVIWAKVRCTIMGDSWTDNRQRTLINFLVYCPEGILFVKSVDASDIVKDATNLFQLFDEVIEWVGPLNVVHVVTDNAANYVAPGRLISQKHKHINWSPCAAHCLNLIFKDIGKIDHVAELVRRASKVTIFVYNHVALLSWLRKMEGWTEILRPGATRFATTFIALKSLHDHKHDLQALVTSKFFVDSRYSKDYKSQVAVSIILDNRFWNDCLIVVNLMSPLMRLLRIVDYDERPSMGYVYEGMYRCTTFTKVGHSNIEPNRIVFWM is encoded by the exons atgacatcaAACTTGACTCCATCCTCTGGTCAAGATTCAACTACCCATTCTCAATCAAGTAGAAGTAAGACCGATCCTGCATGGGAGCATGTTTCTGAAGAAAGATATGGAAATGGAAGGAGagctcttatttgtttgtattgtaaaaGTATTACAAAAGGTGGAGGTATTCATAGAATGAAACTACATCTTGCTGGAGTGAAAGGAGATATTGGTCCATGTAAATTGGTTCCACCTGATGTCAGATTTCGCATGGAAAATTCTTTGCAAGAGTTTGTGAATGCTAAGAAAGCAACCAAAGAAGCAGATGAATATAGAAATCCTTATGGTCCTAATGTGTCACAATTTGAAGGGGATATGGCAGAAGGTGAAGAAGAGGTTCAAGAAATGCAAAGTCCTATGGCAGCTAGtagtggaaaaaggaaaaaatcaacaATGGATAAGTATTTTGCACCAAGAAATACTGAAGGAGCTCAACCTTCCATGAGGGGTGTGCTAGCTGGGAAAGAAGCTACTTGGAGAGCGGATATGGCGATTGGGAGATTCTTTTATGATGCATGCATTCCTACTAATGCTATGAATTCCTTCTACTTCAAGCCAATGTTATATCTGCAATTG gatGCCAAGAAGGAAGTTCAGTTACTTGTGGACTCTTATCGTGTAATTTGGGCAAAAGTTAGGTGTACAATAATGGGTGATAGTTGGACAGATAATAGACAAAGAACACTCATCAACTTCCTTGTGTATTGTCCTGAAGGAATATTGTTTGTGAAATCTGTTGATGCTTCGGACATTGTCAAGGATGCAACTaatttgtttcagttatttGATGAGGTGATTGAATGGGTGGGTCCACTCAATGTAGTTCATGTAGTGACTGATAATGCAGCAAATTATGTGGCCCCGGGGAGATTGATTTCTCAGAAGCATAAACACATTAATTGGTCACCTTGTGCAGCTCATtgtcttaatttgatctttaaggatattggtAAGATAGACCATGTTGCTGAACTTGTAAGACGTGCATCAAAGGTGAcaatttttgtgtataatcatgttgctttgttaagttggttgagaaaaatGGAAGGATGGACAGAGATTCTGCGACCTGGTGCAACTCGCTTTGCTACTACTTTCATTGCACTCAAgagtcttcatgatcataaacatgacttgcaagCTTTGGTGACTAGTAAGTTCTTTGTGGACTCTAGATATTCAAAGGATTATAAAAGCCAAGTTGCAGTTTCCATCATCTTGGATAatagattttggaatgattgtttgattgttgtgaatCTTATGTCTCCACTAATGCGTTTATTGCGTATTGTTGATTATGATGAGAGGCCTTCGATGGGATATGTGTATGAAGGCATGTATAGG TGCACCACATTTACAAAAGTTGGTCATTCAAATATTGAGCCAAACCGCATCGTCTTCTGGATGTGA